Proteins from one Cryptomeria japonica chromosome 4, Sugi_1.0, whole genome shotgun sequence genomic window:
- the LOC131036108 gene encoding 3'-N-debenzoyl-2'-deoxytaxol N-benzoyltransferase, with protein sequence MEKEGEELKVMIVERCLVRPCLPSPQGSLYLSNLDNQPAARSVFNTLLVYEGCENNLADPAKTIREALSKVLVYYYPLAGRLRKKEDGKLQVECTGEGVLFVEAMVSNNLSVLGDLDYLKPSFKQLLFTFPFNTDIEELHPLVIQVNRFMCGGFVVAVTFNHSIFDGKGLGQFLKGLGEMARGDVMPAVKPVWDRELLKPRNQLVQDLDMVEEKTKSAPHLWTFPIYKESIQMSLILDSNTINYIKQGILEECGEFYTTFEIVIALIWQARTKALELPHSQSTNTFFAVDVRKSFDPPLPNGYYGNGFVGACAKGTAHELVNQPLSYIVNIIKKAKMSMTINYLRSIVDMDQFPFDALGSQYNQTLSDWRWLGFHEVDFGSGCPVNVCPMHWNANGFNIPCTFIFLPPSKKNVGGFKMITWMHPQEFNLFEMEVEVIINKYVKKN encoded by the exons ATGGAGAAGGAAGGTGAAGAGTTAAAGGTGATGATTGTGGAGCGTTGCCTGGTGCGGCCATGCCTGCCGTCACCCCAAGGCTCCCTCTATCTGTCCAATCTTGATAACCAGCCAGCAGCGAGAAGTGTGTTTAATACGTTGCTTGTGTACGAGGGTTGTGAAAATAATTTAGCAGATCCTGCCAAAACAATTAGGGAGGCTCTGTCGAAGGTGTTAGTGTACTATTATCCTCTGGCCGGGAGACTGAGAAAGAAAGAAGATGGGAAGCTCCAAGTGGAGTGCACAGGAGAAGGTGTTCTGTTTGTGGAAGCCATGGTAAGCAACAACCTATCAGTCTTGGGAGATTTGGACTACCTCAAGCCATCATTTAAACAGCTGCTCTTTACATTCCCTTTCAACACAGATATTGAGGAGCTTCATCCCTTGGTTATTCAG GTAAATCGTTTCATGTGTGGAGGGTTTGTTGTAGCAGTGACTTTCAATCATAGTATATTTGATGGAAAAGGGTTAGGGCAATTTCTCAAAGGTCTTGGAGAGATGGCTAGAGGAGATGTTATGCCCGCTGTGAAACCAGTATGGGATAGAGAGCTTCTTAAACCAAGGAATCAATTGGTTCAAGACTTAGACATGGTTGAAGAAAAAACAAAAAGTGCACCCCACTTGTGGACATTTCCCATATATAAGGAATCAATTCAAATGTCTCTTATATTGGACTCTAATACAATAAACTATATTAAGCAAGGAATTCTAGAAGAATGTGGGGAATTTTACACTACATTTGAAATTGTTATAGCTTTGATTTGGCAAGCAAGGACCAAGGCACTTGAACTTCcacactctcaaagtacaaatactTTCTTTGCAGTAGATGTAAGGAAATCATTTGATCCACCACTGCCAAATGGATACTATGGAAATGGTTTTGTTGGTGCATGTGCAAAGGGTACTGCCCATGAACTCGTGAACCAACCTCTTTCATATATAGTGAATATTATAAAGAAAGCAAAGATGTCTATGACTATCAATTATCTTAGATCAATAGTTGATATGGACCAATTTCCTTTTGATGCTCTTGGTAGCCAATACAATCAAACTCTTAGTGACTGGAGGTGGTTGGGATTTCATGAAGTTGACTTTGGATCAGGATGTCCAGTGAATGTATGTCCTATGCATTGGAATGCAAATGGATTTAACATACCATGTACTTTCATCTTCCTTCCTCCCTCTAAGAAAAATGTTGGTGGATTTAAGATGATAACATGGATGCACCCACAAGAATTCAACTTATTTGAAATGGAAGTAGAAGTCATCATCAACAAATATGTTAAAAAAAACTAG